A single region of the Brachypodium distachyon strain Bd21 chromosome 3, Brachypodium_distachyon_v3.0, whole genome shotgun sequence genome encodes:
- the LOC104583954 gene encoding uncharacterized protein LOC104583954 — MAPLPWASLDQEALGRIFRSLPSFTDLASASQVCRHWRSVALLRENQPQPALPWLLMPSTASTSHFRLFGRTTHHTTPHVPVGARFCGSFPGGWFVVALRQAPPGGRYALLNLHSGEQIALPDNMGAPVKSSTGIQHYSIYPVVAIHAAALSAAPTPDGAYIVAALTSSQTNIAFWRPGMAHWSPPLHTEVDRRASWANKMIPTATEDGSMEDVVHYRRRDLERFCVLTSTERLFFYEPVITADGTLTMRRTVRIRMFQAVGLTPAGSGEIVARYLVVSGEDLLIVRRYASLPVAPDRIGLHVFTLREEGQPQDSCLWRNCSSLDLRGKVLFLGRGCSRAYTYTTAVHRHPGGYIYLLDAERFHDLTAVDYRCSDTGRCDYRRFLLEIRRVLPRGPASDCSPWIWFFH; from the coding sequence ATGGCGCCGCTGCCGTGGGCAAGCCTCGACCAAGAGGCCCTCGGACGCATCTTCCGCTCCCTCCCATCCTTCACCGacctcgcctccgcctcgcAGGTCTGTAGGCACTGGCGCTCCGTCGCGCTGCTGAGGGAGAACCAGCCCCAGCCCGCGCTCCCCTGGCTCCTCATGCCGTCCACGGCGAGCACCTCCCACTTCCGGCTCTTCGGACGGACTACCCACCACACGACCCCCCACGTCCCGGTAGGCGCGCGCTTCTGCGGCTCCTTCCCGGGCGGCTGGTTCGTCGTCGCGCTCCGCCAGGCGCCGCCAGGCGGGCGATATGCGCTGCTCAACCTCCATTCCGGCGAACAAATTGCCCTACCCGACAACATGGGCGCGCCTGTGAAGAGCTCTACGGGAATCCAGCACTACAGTATATACCCCGTGGTGGCcatccacgccgccgccctgtccgccgcgccgacccccGACGGCGCCTACATCGTCGCCGCCCTCACGTCCAGCCAGACCAACATCGCGTTCTGGCGCCCGGGGATGGCACATTGGTCACCTCCGCTTCATACAGAGGTGGACCGTCGCGCTTCATGGGCCAACAAGATGATCCCCACGGCCACGGAGGACGGGTCCATGGAGGACGTGGTGCACTACAGGCGCCGGGACCTCGAGCGCTTCTGCGTCCTCACGAGCACGGAGAGACTCTTTTTCTACGAACCGGTGATCACCGCGGACGGCACGCTGACGATGCGACGCACTGTCCGCATCCGTATGTTCCAGGCTGTCGGATTGACGCCGGCAGGGTCCGGGGAGATCGTCGCCCGCTACCTCGTGGTGTCCGGCGAGGATCTGCTCATCGTCAGGAGGTACGCCTCCTTGCCGGTCGCCCCGGACAGGATAGGACTCCATGTCTTCACGTTGCGAGAGGAGGGTCAGCCTCAGGATTCATGTCTCTGGCGCAACTGCTCTTCCTTGGACCTTCGAGGGAAGGTGCTCTTCCTCGGGCGCGGATGCTCCAGGGCCTACACCTACACGACGGCGGTCCACAGGCACCCCGGCGGCTACATCTACTTACTGGACGCCGAGAGATTCCACGACTTGACAGCCGTCGACTACCGCTGCAGCGACACCGGCCGGTGCGACTACCGACGCTTCCTGCTTGAAATCCGGCGGGTCTTGCCGCGAGGGCCCGCGTCCGACTGCTCGCCATGGATTTGGTTCTTCCATTGA
- the LOC104583955 gene encoding uncharacterized protein LOC104583955: protein MASPPWATLHEDILGLIFRSLPTLNDRVYTSAVCRHWRSVAVQRENQPELPWLLMPSTASTSHFRVFGGSTHQEKPLHVPGARFCGSFPGGWFVVQLHAPRGRYALLNLPTGEQIALPDNMEAPVRSNSGIQHNNLYPVLAIHAAVRSTAPTPDGAYIVAALTSSQTNIAFWRPGMAHWSPLLHTEVDRRASWADEMIPTADGSMEDIDGMLTMSRAGIRIDTQRAPRAEEPVARYLVLSGENLLIVRRFASLPVAPDVMGLHVIRIAREEEGNLRQRNCWGLPGRVLFLGRGCSRAYTTAVHTNPGGYIYFLDADRFPGSTTIGYHCSDTGRCDYRHFLLQIQRVLPQVPESDCSPWIWFFH, encoded by the exons atggcgtcgccgccgtgggCGACCCTCCACGAAGACATCCTGGGACTCATCTTCCGCTCCCTCCCAACCCTCAACGACCGCGTCTACACCTCCGCCGTCTGTAGGCACTGGCGCTCCGTCGCGGTGCAGAGGGAGAACCAGCCCGAGCTCCCCTGGCTCCTCATGCCGTCCACCGCGAGCACCTCCCACTTCCGGGTCTTCGGAGGATCCACCCACCAGGAGAAACCCCTCCACGTCCCCGGCGCGCGCTTCTGCGGCTCCTTTCCGGGCGGCTGGTTCGTCGTCCAGCTCCATGCGCCGCGCGGGCGATATGCGCTGCTCAACCTCCCCACCGGCGAACAAATTGCCCTACCTGACAACATGGAAGCGCCCGTGAGGAGCAATTCGGGAATCCAGCACAACAATCTGTACCCCGTGCTGGCCAtccacgccgccgtccggTCCACCGCGCCGACCCCCGACGGCGCCTACATCGTCGCCGCCCTCACGTCCAGCCAGACCAACATCGCTTTCTGGCGCCCGGGGATGGCACACTGGTCGCCGCTGCTTCATACAGAGGTAGACCGTCGCGCTTCATGGGCCGACGAGATGATCCCCACGGCGGACGGGTCCATGGAGGACATA GACGGCATGCTTACGATGTCGCGTGCCGGAATCCGCATAGACACCCAGCGAGCGCCACGGGCCGAGGAGCCCGTCGCCCGCTACCTCGTGCTGTCCGGCGAGAATCTGCTCATCGTCAGGAGGTTCGCCTCCTTGCCGGTCGCGCCGGATGTGATGGGACTCCATGTCATCAGGATCGCCAGGGAAGAAGAGGGTAATTTGCGCCAGCGCAACTGCTGGGGGCTACCAGGGAGGGTGCTCTTCCTCGGGCGCGGCTGCTCCAGGGCCTACACGACGGCGGTCCACACGAACCCCGGCGGGTACATCTACTTCCTGGACGCCGACAGATTCCCAGGCTCGACGACCATCGGCTACCACTGCAGCGACACCGGCCGGTGCGACTACCGACACTTCCTGCTTCAAATCCAGCGGGTCTTGCCGCAAGTGCCCGAGTCCGACTGCTCGCCATGGATTTGGTTCTTCCATTGA
- the LOC100826974 gene encoding LOW QUALITY PROTEIN: testis-specific gene 10 protein (The sequence of the model RefSeq protein was modified relative to this genomic sequence to represent the inferred CDS: deleted 2 bases in 1 codon): protein MPLSTGSPPPPPPAAAAGALPSASPSCRTSTHVPFRPKLSFMVAFQAQHVKYAPNLIKSVVKSLRSNITDGDNGMTEPARELLERLFAKTQSLDTSASHDSELSMSIEVLKSEFERALSILRKKERYLRNAEKRVSDDQLRLNQTKQDLDQREQEISKAHAKQQQMEKALKKASRDLSLRVKQINNLKLLVERQDRKIASSEALLSQKVIEVENLKQDMFNKNKEADLIRSEIKLKEQLLLEANQDVVQQEATVRELRSETEKKAIDIAISNELRKANEEKLKIAEQELEKQNLGWLAAQQELKELAQLASKDTDDIKGTVTDFKRVRSLLDAVRSELISSKDNFASSRRQIEEQTVQLQKQVQELKDQRVLLMSYTQDLEAAQLEIQGKTKDLNAAQSRCHELELQLLKEMEKVESLEAELTKERENLEQKTEQVDFLQKELVQKENECGNSQKLVKIKEAELLEARHEVQDMKSKVDSIQLAVQEKDSELSDTQSRLTEVSGEVVELQQLLNSKDDQLVQVRTELHDKEQYIESMQSELESIRFRCSQAESVLRRMAELTGDLASSVKAGEMDIYALLDDEISSTSTVLESNLHKHNQLEADIEMLRESLRHKDMDLRAAHEALDAKDQELKAVVGKWDFKEKELDEVEELQKDPIDMKELPVLSNETTGGSITGEMELKKLQIEAAEVEALAATTALKKLADMSKKYLRCRKADSGIGLVASESANIGKANSRMELNNKMDVIFEAKQEIVRLFSLTKELITDDAINDAEER from the exons ATGCCCCTCTCCACCGgctcccct ccgccgccgccaccggcggcggccgccggcgcacTCCCCAGCGCGTCCCCGTCGTGCCGCACCTCCACTCAT GTTCCCTTCAGGCCGAAGTTGAGCTTCATGGTGGCATTTCAGGCTCAACATGTGAAATATGCTCCTAACCTGATCAAATCAGTAGTAAAAAGTCTTAGATCAAACATCACTGATGGTGACAATGGAATGACCGAGCCAGCTAGGGAATTGTTGGAACGGCTGTTTGCGAAGACACAGAGTCTAGACACAAGTGCTTCTCATGATAGTGAACTGAGCATGAGCATCGAGGTCCTCAAGTCTGAATTCGAGCGCGCCTTGTCGATTCtcagaaagaaagagaggTACCTTCGGAATGCAGAGAAGAGGGTTTCTGATGATCAGTTAAGGTTGAACCAGACGAAGCAGGACCTGGATCAGAGAGAGCAAGAGATCAGCAAAGCACATGCAAAGCAGCAACAAATGGAGAAAGCACTGAAAAAGGCAAGTAGAGATCTGTCGTTGCGAGTGAAGCAGATCAATAATCTGAAGCTTCTGGTTGAGAGGCAAGACAGGAAAATTGCCAGTTCAGAAGCTTTGCTTTCTCAAAAGGTAATTGAAGTGGAAAATCTCAAACAAGATATGTTCAACAAGAATAAGGAAGCAGACTTGATAAGATCAGAGATTAAGTTGAAAGAACAACTGCTTCTTGAAGCTAATCAGGACGTCGTGCAGCAAGAGGCAACAGTTAGGGAGCTGCGGAGTGAAACTGAAAAAAAGGCTATTGATATTGCCATATCCAATGAATTGAGGAAGGCTAATGAAGAGAAACTGAAAATTGCTGAACAGGAACTTGAGAAGCAGAATTTAGGATGGTTAGCAGCACAGCAAGAATTAAAGGAACTGGCGCAACTTGCATCCAAGGACACAGATGATATCAAGGGTACTGTCACTGACTTTAAACGTGTGAGGTCCCTGCTGGATGCTGTACGGTCTGAACTAATCTCTTCAAAAGATAATTTCGCCTCCTCTCGCAGACAAATAGAAGAACAAACGGTGCAGTTGCAGAAGCAAGTGCAAGAACTCAAGGACCAAAGGGTATTGCTGATGTCTTACACCCAGGATTTGGAAGCTGCTCAACTGGAGATTCAAGGGAAGACAAAAGATCTCAATGCTGCACAGTCTCGTTGCCATGAACTTGAATTGCAGTTACTTAAGGAAATGGAGAAGGTTGAGTCTCTAGAAGCCGAGTTAACCAAAGAAAGAGAGAACTTGGAACAGAAAACTGAACAAGTAGACTTTCTTCAGAAGGAGCTTGTTCAGAAGGAAAATGAGTGTGGTAATTCACAAAAGCTTGTTAAAATAAAAGAGGCAGAGCTATTAGAAGCCAGACATGAAGTCCAAGATATGAAATCAAAGGTAGATTCTATCCAATTGGCTGTTCAAGAGAAGGATTCAGAGCTTTCGGACACACAGAGCAGACTAACTGAAGTGAGCGGTGAAGTTGTTGAGCTTCAGCAGTTGCTAAATAGCAAGGATGATCAACTTGTTCAGGTTAGAACTGAGTTACATGATAAAGAACAATATATAGAATCAATGCAGAGTGAATTAGAGAGCATAAGATTCAGATGCTCGCAAGCTGAATCTGTGTTGCGAAGGATGGCTGAGCTCACTGGCGATCTTGCTAGTTCCGTGAAAGCTGGAGAAATGGACATTTATGCATTACTGGATGATGAAATTTCAAGCACCAGTACAGTCCTTGAGTCCAATTTGCACAAGCATAATCAACTGGAGGCTGACATAGAGATGTTAAGAGAATCCTTACGGCATAAGGACATGGACTTAAGAGCTGCTCATGAAGCACTTGATGCCAAAGATCAAGAACTGAAGGCAGTAGTTGGAAAGTGGGATTTCAAGGAGAAGGAACTGGATGAGGTGGAAGAGTTACAGAAAGATCCCATTGACATGAAGGAACTCCCTGTTCTTTCTAACGAGACAACAGGGGGCAGCATTACAGGAGAGATGGAGCTCAAGAAGCTTCAAATTGAAGCTGCCGAGGTGGAGGCACTTGCTGCTACTACTGCACTAAAGAAGCTTGCGGATATGAGTAAGAAATACTTGAGATGCCGCAAAGCTGATTCTGGGATTGGTTTGGTTGCATCAGAAAGTGCAAACATTGGTAAAGCGAATTCTAGGATGGAATTAAACAACAAGATGGATGTGATTTTTGAAGCTAAACAAGAAATTGTTAGACTATTTTCATTGACAAAAGAGCTCATCACTGATGACGCAATAAATGATGCTGAGGAACGATAA
- the LOC100834010 gene encoding uncharacterized protein LOC100834010, which yields MDSGSESDGAPEELTAVQGVEKHEKISKVEKDSAARATQEGKDRRRRWAQRKTPSKPKKKKPLEVEDKDTKADEENKDTHAMPGTLPKSVIDMLAAREKQTFSSDTEEENVSQKVQKRKKRLKTSGPETILLKDVRCTQHVKNALDFLEHRKNKVPRSNAVLKNANKAMRLFKSNS from the exons ATGGACAGCGGGAGCGAATCCGACGGCGCCCCCGAGGAGCTCACCGCCGTTCAG GGTGTCGAGAAGCATGAAAAGATCAGCAAGGTAGAGAAGGACAGCGCCGCCAG AGCAACACAAGAAGGGAAAGATCGGAGAAGACGTTGGGCCCAACGAAAAACACCCTCAAaaccaaaaaagaagaagcctcTGGAGGTAGAAGATAAAGATACCAAAGCGGATGAGGAGAACAAGGATACACATGCTATGCCTGGCACACTGCCCAAGAGTGTAATTGATATGCTTGCAGCACGCGAGAA GCAAACCTTCTCATCAGACACAGAGGAAGAAAATGTAAGCCAGAAGGttcaaaaaaggaagaagagattgAAAACTTCAGG ACCTGAAACAATTCTGCTGAAAGATGTCCGGTGCACTCAGCACGTGAAGAATGCCCTCGACTTCTTGGAGCACAGGAAAAACAAGGTGCCAAGATCCAATGCAGTTTTGAAGAATGCTAATAAGGCTATGCGTCTCTTTAAAAGCAATTCTTAA
- the LOC100831551 gene encoding PTI1-like tyrosine-protein kinase At3g15890, producing MGWLCCCKRPDGKKKRKDTTWRIFSLKELQSATNNFNYDNKLGEGGFGSVYWGQLWDGSQIAVKRLKSWSNKAEKEFAIEVEVLARVRHKSLLSLRGYCAEGQERLIVYDYMQNLSLHSHLHGQHAAECHLSWERRMNIAIDSAEGIAYLHHHAIPHIIHRDVKASNVLLDANFQARVADFGFAKLIPEGVTHVTTKVKGTLGYLAPEYAMLGKAKESCDVYSFGVLLLELASGKKPVEKINPTTKLTITEWALPLACDKKFKEMADPKLKDSFIEAEVKRMVLVGLACTQKKPEQRPIMSEVVELLKGESAEKLSNLENGELFKPEQASSCQGTSGPNSSDVITEEKDSKEDTIEEATDSSETVPSVR from the exons ATGGGGTGGCTTTGCTGCTGCAAACGGCCGGACGG gaagaaaaagaggaaGGATACAACATGGCGGATCTTCTCGCTGAAGGAACTACAGTCCGCAACGAACAATTTCAACTACGATAACAAGCTTGGCGAGGGCGGGTTCGGCAGTGTCTACTGGGGCCAGCTTTGGGACGGATCACAG ATTGCTGTGAAAAGGCTTAAGAGTTGGAGCAACAAGGCTGAAAAGGAGTTTGCCATCGAGGTTGAGGTTTTGGCACGAGTGCGGCACAAGAGCCTTTTGAGCCTACGTGGATATTGTGCTGAAGGCCAGGAGCGTCTGATAGTCTATGACTATATGCAGAACCTGAGCTTACACTCTCACCTACATGGACAGCACGCAGCTGAATGCCATCTTAGTTGGGAACGAAGAATGAATATCGCCATTGATTCAGCTGAGGGCATTGC CTATCTTCATCATCATGCGATCCCACATATCATTCATAGAGATGTCAAGGCAAGCAATGTTCTCTTGGATGCGAATTTCCAAGCACGGGTAGCTGATTTTGGTTTTGCAAAGCTCATTCCAGAGGGTGTAACCCATGTCACCACGAAGGTGAAAGGTACGCTCGGTTACCTTGCACCAGAGTATGCCATGCTTGGTAAGGCCAAAGAAAGCTGTGACGTCTACAGCTTCGGAGTACTGCTGCTTGAGCTTGCCAGTGGAAAGAAGCCAGTTGAGAAGATAAACCCCACTACAAAGCTAACCATCACCGAGTGGGCTCTTCCACTCGCTTGCGACAAGAAGTTCAAGGAAATGGCTGATCCAAAGCTGAAGGACAGCTTCATTGAGGCTGAAGTGAAGCGGATGGTGCTCGTCGGGCTTGCTTGTACCCAGAAGAAGCCAGAACAAAGACCAATAATGTCTGAAGTTGTTGAGTTGCTCAAGGGAGAATCTGCTGAAAAGTTATCCAACTTGGAGAACGGTGAGCTGTTCAAGCCTGAGCAGGCCAGCTCTTGCCAGGGAACATCTGGTCCTAATAGCTCAGATGTTATCACTGAAGAGAAGGATTCAAAAGAAGATACGATAGAGGAGGCAACGGATTCAAGTGAGACAGTACCCTCAGTTAGGTAG